The proteins below come from a single Hippocampus zosterae strain Florida chromosome 5, ASM2543408v3, whole genome shotgun sequence genomic window:
- the LOC127600995 gene encoding D(2) dopamine receptor A-like: protein MTSHNDSADISLLPPLPPSSLSSTPHLNSSPAPASAAPSYVPPSLAGNCSGGASWPSSPPYNFYAVLLVLLIFCVVFGNVLVCVAVSLEKALQTTTNYLIVSLAVSDLLLATLVMPWGVYLEVVGEWRFSLIHCDVLLTLDVMMCTASILNLCAISIDRYTAVAMPLVYNTRYSSRRRVALMIAAVWFLSFAISCPLLFGLNNTADREGTTCSFADPAFVVYSSVASFYVPFIVTLLVYAQICVVLRRRGRRMARPRGRGGGPEEPRRRRKNKCTQPEDVKLCALILRPSTAGARRKRTTLVKEAQVHPSETERRRFLPRPERSAAAPPGERTSRPRPGRATISLSVSVEPAAALPCAVTRSAPTPRPPTLRDGMRGREGWRERGGGGTKERSGGRMSQQKERKATQMLAIVLGVFLICWLPFFLTHVLKAHCASCCISPSLYSAVTWLGYLNSAVNPVIYTTFNVEFRKAFIKILLC from the exons CCTCCTTATCGTCAACCCCCCATCTCAACTCCTCGCCGGCCCCGGCCTCCGCCGCCCCCTCGTACGTCCCGCCGTCCTTGGCCGGCAATTGCAGCGGAGGAGCGTCCTGGCCCTCCTCGCCGCCGTACAACTTCTACGCCGTGCTGCTCGTGCTGCTCATCTTCTGCGTGGTGTTCGGCAACGTGCTGGTGTGCGTGGCCGTGTCGCTGGAAAAAGCCCTGCAGACCACCACCAACTACCTCATTGTTTCCCTGGCTGTGTCCGACCTGCTACTGGCCACCCTGGTCATGCCTTGGGGGGTCTACCTGGAG GTGGTGGGCGAGTGGCGCTTCAGCCTGATCCACTGCGACGTCCTGCTGACGCTCGACGTGATGATGTGCACCGCCAGCATCCTCAACCTGTGTGCCATCAGCATCGACAG GTACACGGCGGTGGCCATGCCCTTGGTGTACAACACGCGCTACAGCTCCAGGAGGAGGGTGGCGCTGATGATCGCCGCCGTTTGGTTCCTGTCTTTCGCCATCTCCTGCCCGCTGCTTTTCGGACTCAACAACACCG CGGATCGTGAAGGCACCACGTGCAGCTTCGCCGACCCGGCCTTCGTGGTGTACTCGTCAGTGGCGTCCTTCTACGTGCCCTTCATCGTCACCTTGCTGGTGTATGCTCAGATCTGCGTGGTCCTGCGCAGGCGCGGCCGACGCATGGCGCGGCCCCGAGGGCGTGGCGGCGGGCCCGAGGAGCCGCGGCGGCGCAGGAAG AATAAATGTACGCAGCCGGAGGATGTGAAGCTCTGCGCTTTGATCCTGAGACCCTCCACCGCAGGGGCCCGGCGCAAGCGGACG ACGCTGGTGAAGGAGGCGCAGGTGCACCCTTCGGAGACGGAGCGCCGTCGTTTCCTGCCGCGGCCCGAACGGAGCGCGGCCGCGCCGCCCGGCGAGCGGACGTCGCGCCCGCGTCCCGGCCGGGCGACCATCTCGCTGTCCGTCTCGGTGGAGCCCGCCGCGGCGCTCCCGTGCGCGGTGACGCGTTCGGCCCCGACGCCCCGGCCTCCCACGCTGCGGGACGGCATGAGGGGCCGCGAGGGCTGGCGggaacgcggcggcggcggcaccaaGGAGAGATCCGGGGGCAGGATGTCGCAGCAGAAGGAAAGGAAGGCCACGCAGATGCTCGCCATCGTGCTCG GCGTGTTCCTAATCTGCTGGCTGCCCTTCTTCTTGACACACGTCCTGAAGGCTCACTGCGCCAGCTGCTGCATTTCGCCGTCGCTCTACAGCGCCGTCACGTGGCTGGGCTACCTCAACAGCGCCGTCAACCCCGTCATTTACACCACCTTCAATGTGGAGTTCCGCAAGGCCTTCatcaagatcctcctctgttGA